Proteins found in one Candidatus Neomarinimicrobiota bacterium genomic segment:
- a CDS encoding peroxiredoxin, which yields MNKGIPLLGDKFPEFEVQTTHGKMKLPDVYKNRWFVFFSHPADFTPVCTTEFVAFQKKYDQFKELGCELIGLSVDQVFSHIKWIEWIKEKLGVAIEFPVIADTGKVAETLGLIHPGKGSNTVRAVFVVDPKSTIRAILYYPQEVGRNIDEVIRIVRAFRISDEQKAAIPANWPNNELIGSDLIIPPPSDINDTEARLKEYECFDWWFCHKKYH from the coding sequence ATGAATAAAGGTATCCCTCTTCTTGGAGATAAGTTTCCAGAATTCGAGGTTCAGACAACGCATGGTAAAATGAAGTTACCAGATGTTTACAAAAACCGGTGGTTTGTATTTTTCAGTCATCCTGCCGACTTTACACCAGTGTGTACCACAGAATTTGTGGCTTTTCAAAAAAAATATGACCAGTTTAAGGAGCTTGGCTGCGAACTCATAGGTTTGAGCGTGGATCAGGTGTTTTCGCATATCAAGTGGATAGAATGGATAAAGGAGAAACTCGGTGTAGCTATTGAATTTCCTGTTATCGCTGACACAGGTAAAGTGGCGGAAACTCTTGGCCTCATTCATCCAGGCAAAGGAAGTAACACTGTCAGAGCTGTTTTTGTGGTTGATCCAAAATCAACGATAAGAGCCATACTCTATTATCCTCAAGAGGTTGGTAGAAATATTGATGAAGTGATTAGAATAGTAAGAGCCTTTAGAATTTCTGATGAACAAAAAGCCGCTATCCCGGCGAATTGGCCCAACAATGAATTGATTGGCAGCGATCTTATCATTCCTCCACCAAGCGATATCAACGATACGGAAGCGAGGCTCAAGGAATACGAATGTTTTGACTGGTGGTTTTGCCACAAGAAGTATCATTAG